GTCTCGATGGGATAATAATGGCGTCAAGCATGTCAGAGAAAGGAACCAGCAATCGGGTCATTGCAATCATGAAGGAGCATCTAATAAACCAAATACTATCTGTAATTCTAGAACGTGATCGGGGAGGAGGAGAATAACTCACCACATGTTCTTTTTTCGTATGAAGAGTAAATAGTAACAAACTGACAAATGCAGCAATTCCACCAAGCGCCGTTCCGATTTGACTTATTCCAGCTGCAAACACCATACCCTGAGGCATTAGAAGCCAGGCAATGGACAACATAAGTACGACCCGTACAGCCTGTTCAATGATTTCTGATACGGCTATTACCGTATAACATTCCAGACCTTGAAGGTACCCCCGAAGCAAGCTTAATAAAGGAACCACAAATAGGGCAAGAGATAGAGGGCGTATGAAGAAGGACAAATCAGGATTGCCTAGCCATGCTGAGATATGCTGCGAATAGCCAATCGAAATTAAGCATATCGATGCTCCCACAAGAATAAACACGACAGACAGACGTTTGAACCAAACCCAACCAAGGGCATTCTGTTCTGCCGTGTATAAAGCCAGAGCGGTAGGTACACCACCTGTGATTAGCATGAATACAAATCCATAATACGAGTAGGCCATCTGAAACAACCCTATACCTTCAGAACCCACCATTCGAGTCAATATAATCCTGCCTATTAGTCCTATGGCTTTTACCAAGGTAATTGCACCGAGACGGATTCCAACCTGCCTTATGATGGGTGGTATATTCACTGTTCTCACCCCAACCTATCCAACTTGTCCATTAAATATATGAGAAGGATCAGGTAAGTATGTGTTAACTGAATCAATTGTTAATCACGAATTTGGATGAGAATATATTTAGTTGTCTTGTCCCAGCCCAGATCGAACGGAGCTCTGAAGCGATCTGCCGTGTGAGAATTGACCAGAGGGTAGCCATGATCATCGAATCCTGTCACAATTGAGAAATGATCGACATCATTTTTTAAGACATGTGCGATTAAATCCCCCTCCTTAAGTTTACCTATAGCACCATAAGGTTGCGCATCCGTTTGTTTCATCAATTCTGGAAAGAAATCCGTTGTAATAACGCGACCATAACCTGAGTAGAGAATAAAATTTTTGAGAGCATCCGTTTGAACCCATGTCCTGCTTCCGCCATTTGGATAATGGTATCTCCATGGCCCTCGCATCGGTAATCCACCGCCTTCTTCTGGATCACCAAGCGCTTGGGAAACAAAGTTAGTACAGTCTCCACCGTGATTATTGTAACTTTTGTATTTTCGATTGTACTTTCCATTGTTGCCTGCGCCCCAGGCCAGACCGGCGTATTTATCCGCATAAGCAACGGCAGCCTTTCGCCTATATTTTTTGCCATCTTGGGCAACTTCTCGGTCAGGGGAATCGACGGGAACGCCGGAGGGAATCAGACTCGGGTTTTCCTCCAAAGGATCTAGATACCATTCCTTCCATACAATCCAGTGATCGCCTATCTTCTTTAACGTGATAGCATGCCAAGTTCCCAGTCCGAACCACTGAGCAGAAGAAGGATGATTATTATAGCTGTAGGATATTTTCTGTGAATGGCCGAGAGAAACAACAGCTACATTTTCTCCGATCCTGACCCTGGTCACGCGAATTTTGGATTGGGAATTGACGATCTTCATGTTTCTTTTCTTGGCCCAAGAATGCAGGTAGAGCTTGCGGTCAACTTCCATCTTATAAGCTCTACGGCTTAACAAATGCTTATTGTCATAGAAATCCGCTAATTTATTGTCTCGATCCGCTAAATAATCAGATTTATTCGTAAAAAGATTATTTAGTATTTGCTTTATTTCATTCTCGGCAGTAATGGTTGCTGCCTCTGCTGAGTTATGTGGACCATACATCATCAAAATAATGCAGGAGAGCAGCATCACAGCAGTCCATTTTTTCATTTTTTCCCCTCATCAGTTTTGGATTTTATTTTGTACCAATTATAATGTCCCCAAAGACTGAAGTAATATGAGCATGTAGACCAGAAGTAACAATTGGTTAAATCTATCGCGATATTATGGACTCTGGAGCGTTAGGGAAGTCTCTGCAACCTCGACTCCATTCACGAGAAGTACAATCTTGTGATTACCAGGATAATGGCGTCGTGTGGTCAAATTAGCCCAGCTATGCCTTCTTGCCCCAGTGAGACGTATACCTCCAGATACGGTTTTATCGGAGAGCAGAAATAATTTGCGCGACGGTTTCCCGCTTGCCTTAATGAAGTAAATCCCGTACTCAATACGAATATGTAGTGAT
The window above is part of the Paenibacillus lutimineralis genome. Proteins encoded here:
- a CDS encoding oligosaccharide flippase family protein; protein product: MRTVNIPPIIRQVGIRLGAITLVKAIGLIGRIILTRMVGSEGIGLFQMAYSYYGFVFMLITGGVPTALALYTAEQNALGWVWFKRLSVVFILVGASICLISIGYSQHISAWLGNPDLSFFIRPLSLALFVVPLLSLLRGYLQGLECYTVIAVSEIIEQAVRVVLMLSIAWLLMPQGMVFAAGISQIGTALGGIAAFVSLLLFTLHTKKEHVVSYSPPPRSRSRITDSIWFIRCSFMIAMTRLLVPFSDMLDAIIIPSRLQTAGYDSSQATAMYGLLTGMAILIVYMPTIVTSAISHTITMKLVIAWKERHIGQFNARSREALEIVWIWGIASCIFLWFYKDELSQVFFKTPEAAELIQWLFIIPLVVGLREITTSILWSQGNNKISLIGTIIGIFIAALCHYSFIPLKGLHIIGAVIGILLMEFIITTINIMGLKKVVSGMNLGRLLLHTLIFLVVLVPTASVTRSISSLIDWGIYSTLPGMFLYILLVCTYMLIRYRQQHT
- a CDS encoding amidase domain-containing protein, whose translation is MKKWTAVMLLSCIILMMYGPHNSAEAATITAENEIKQILNNLFTNKSDYLADRDNKLADFYDNKHLLSRRAYKMEVDRKLYLHSWAKKRNMKIVNSQSKIRVTRVRIGENVAVVSLGHSQKISYSYNNHPSSAQWFGLGTWHAITLKKIGDHWIVWKEWYLDPLEENPSLIPSGVPVDSPDREVAQDGKKYRRKAAVAYADKYAGLAWGAGNNGKYNRKYKSYNNHGGDCTNFVSQALGDPEEGGGLPMRGPWRYHYPNGGSRTWVQTDALKNFILYSGYGRVITTDFFPELMKQTDAQPYGAIGKLKEGDLIAHVLKNDVDHFSIVTGFDDHGYPLVNSHTADRFRAPFDLGWDKTTKYILIQIRD